The bacterium region CCCAATGCCGGTTGAAGTCGGCGAGCGCCTCGCCAATCCTCGTCCCCCCGCTGAAATCGTGAACGCCCTTGCTCACCGAGTCGAGCGCGCGATCGAGATCGCGATATCGAAGCAGCCGGGTTATCCGGGTCAGGCGGGTCGAGAACACGAAAGCTTCGAGGTCCTCTCGTCGCGCGATCGCATGCGCGAAGATCATCAGCAGCCGGGAGTAGCGCTCCATCGATCCGCTCACGTCGCATAGGAGCACGAGCGGACGGCGGCGCACTCTGGGGCGGCGCCGAAACAGCTGCATGAGCTCGCCGCTGGATCGGATGGCGTGACGCGCTGAACGCCTCAGGTCGATGCGGCCCGCTCGCGCGGGGCGCAAGCGGCGAGTTCGCCGCTCGGCGACGCGCCACGGAGCCGCCTCGAGGAGGCGGCGGACCTGCTCGGTCTCCTGCCAGGTCATCTGCTCGAAATCCTTGTGGCGCAGCAGCTCATCGGCGCTGTAGCCGCTGGAACTCGCCGGCACCGCGGTTGCATCCGGCTCGCGATTCATCCCGGAGCTGTTGAGGCCGAGCGCCTCGGCCCAGACCTTGGCCCGCTCCGGGGACATGGGCAGCCCGCGGCTGCGGCCGGGCAGGGCGCCGGCGGCGGATCGAGGATCGGGTGGCGCCCAGAAGATGTCGAACGCCGCCTCGAACGTGACGATGTCCTCCTTGCGACTCACGAACACCGCCCGCAGCGCGTTCCTGAAGTCGCCCTGCTGCTTCAGGTCGATGTGGTTGAGCGCCCGGGTGGCATCCGTCAGCCGGCGCGGGCCGGCCTCGACACCCGCGTCGTGCAGCAGTCGCGCGAACGCTCCCAATCGAGGCAGCAGGTCCGGTGTCCTAGGCACCTCGTGCCTTGTCCACCAGTGCGGGGACCTGAGCCCGGACCCTCTCCAGGTCCTCCTGGTATTTGAGTGCGGCGCCGATCGTCGCGTTGACCAGCGTCTCGTCGATGCGGGTGGCGCCGAGGACGGCGAGCGATCGCGCCCAGTCAAGGGTCTCGGCGACGCCCGGCACCTTGTAGAGGTCCATGCCGCGCAGGCCCTGGA contains the following coding sequences:
- a CDS encoding VWA domain-containing protein translates to MPRTPDLLPRLGAFARLLHDAGVEAGPRRLTDATRALNHIDLKQQGDFRNALRAVFVSRKEDIVTFEAAFDIFWAPPDPRSAAGALPGRSRGLPMSPERAKVWAEALGLNSSGMNREPDATAVPASSSGYSADELLRHKDFEQMTWQETEQVRRLLEAAPWRVAERRTRRLRPARAGRIDLRRSARHAIRSSGELMQLFRRRPRVRRRPLVLLCDVSGSMERYSRLLMIFAHAIARREDLEAFVFSTRLTRITRLLRYRDLDRALDSVSKGVHDFSGGTRIGEALADFNRHWARRVLGHGAVVIIVSDGWDRGDPAQLTAELIHLRRSAHRLIWLNPLLGSEGYQPLTRGMAAALPHCDDFLAAHNLQALDDLGRLLAGLGSRSRI